A genomic window from Camelina sativa cultivar DH55 chromosome 2, Cs, whole genome shotgun sequence includes:
- the LOC104744580 gene encoding 60S ribosomal protein L26-2 codes for MKYNPRVTSSRRKNRKAHFTAPSSVRRVLMSSPLSKDLRHKYNVRSMPIRKDDEVQVVRGTFKGREGKVMQVYRRKWVIHIERITREKVNGTTVNVGVNASNVMITKLRLDKDRKSLLERKANGRAAADKEKGTKFSAADVMENVD; via the coding sequence ATGAAGTACAATCCTCGTGTGACCTCTTCTCGCCGGAAGAACAGGAAGGCTCACTTCACAGCTCCTTCAAGCGTGAGACGCGTGCTCATGAGCTCGCCGCTATCCAAAGATCTCCGTCATAAGTACAATGTCAGATCGATGCCGATTCGTAAAGACGACGAGGTGCAAGTTGTTCGTGGGACGTTCAAAGGAAGAGAAGGGAAAGTGATGCAGGTGTATCGCCGCAAGTGGGTGATTCACATCGAGAGAATCACAAGGGAGAAGGTCAACGGAACAACGGTCAACGTCGGTGTCAATGCTTCGAATGTGATGATCACTAAGCTCCGTCTCGACAAGGACAGGAAATCGCTTTTGGAGCGTAAGGCTAATGGACGTGCTGCCGCTGATAAGGAGAAGGGTACCAAGTTTTCGGCTGCTGATGTTATGGAGAACGTAGATTGA